The Dendropsophus ebraccatus isolate aDenEbr1 chromosome 3, aDenEbr1.pat, whole genome shotgun sequence genomic interval tgaaggcacaagtggtttgATTGacacaagtggtttgagggggtcagattgtgggtataaagTCGCTTTGAAGAGAATGTAtcatcgggaaatcctaggttctatcaAACTTGACTATTCACGAACCTGActcattagattgctgatgcctgcctgatccgtggggaaggaggagactgcccgggtattgcctggaattctgggattcagcctaggtaataggctgaatcccggaattcaaggcggtacccgggcagtctcctccttccccacggactgggaaagcatcggcaatcaaatgcggcaggtttgtgaacgttcgagtttgatcaactctactgctgagcgtacctgtgcattaggagacggcaccatagaatcacattacactgggtgttaCACtagagatagatcaggaagctttgcctcctaattcacagtagagatgagcggatcgcttatctgaacaatcgcttatctaaacttcatttaaaaaaaaataaaaaaaaataaaaattttatatatatatatatatatatatatatatattatatatattagcaGTGAAGGGtcaacatgggcccccctgtgcttactgcgcacccaaggggggggggggggggggcgccaaattgaatctttgtcccgggtgcaggagagcctagctacacctctgggtGTAAGACAcaaacagtgggccaaaattttaAAATTGGACAAAGAATTGGGCCAGCCTTGATATTTATTTCAGCGGGTGTGTAGCATTCCTTGGGCTGTTAAAAGCCATGTGCATCTCCCAAAGTGATATCATAAATTGCTATGAGGTGACAAGTATAGGACAAGAAGACAGGGCAGGGTAAGGGAAAGTTTAGTGAGGGAAGCATCCACGTCACTGCTGCACGTATCACCCATGACACAAATAGCGCCATCCTATGGGGACGGCTGGGCTGCAGCAGTAGTTAAttgccccaatagtgccccacaaatagttaaaTACCCCAATAATGCCTTAACAGGGCCCCACAAAGTATATTCCCTAAGAAGTGCCTCTGATATTAGCTGTAATATGAAGTACGCAGGGAAATGTACTCTGTcagtggtggagatttatcaaacatggtgtaaagtgaaactggctcagttgcccctagcaaccaatcagattccacctttcattttccaaagagtctgtgaggaatgaaagggtgaatctgattggttgctaggggcaactgagccagtttcactttacaccatgtttgataaatctcccccaatgtctatgAATTATTACGTTTTACTTTTTATTCTTTACATCTGGAATTCCATTAGGTGATGGCTATTTGTGAGGAATTGGTAAAATATAGAGACGGTCCTGGGATGTATTCAGTGATCAGTCCCTCATCCCACCGGCTGCTGCATTGGTAACAATAGCCGCCATTACATCAGAGGTGGAGCTGTCCGTCTCATCTGCTCCTCCTGTCAGCGCAGTCACCCGGCCGTCTATTGGTGGGTCAGGAGTCTGATGGCTCCATCCATCAGGGGAGGAATCTCAAAGAACGGCCGGGGTACAAACCATTGTATTTACATATTAGAAACAACTAATATTGTTACCATAGCAACACACGTCAATAATAAGAGATACAATGTGTATGCTGcttgtggtgatgatgatgtcataatgTCTTAGTGATGTCACATGGGCTTCGGAATGTTTCCATGTGACCACTGGTGGGTATATAAGGGGCCTCTGGCCTCCTATAGCTTGTCTCTGTTTTGCCATTCTTGGTGATAGGAGACAACCGTCTTTGGCAACAATGAGGtttatttttctgcttgttttccTGGATCTGATCCACCCGACACATTGCGGCATCTCATCCTGGATACAGACCATCCTGTTCTATGAGAATACAATGGAAAAACCACCACCACCTACTATGTATGAGCTAAGTGTCCAAGTCCTATCCATGAAATACAGGATGATAGATATTACTGTTATTGCTGTTGTTAATGTTAGAGTTATTCTTATTATCCTCTATGATACGTTTATACCATAATTATTCCTTGTATTTATTATTAGTTTGTTGTCTTGGATATCAGACTATTATTTCTTGTTTTTTAGGACGTCTCGTCGTGGATGAAAACCATTCTGTCCTATGACCGTCCTGTAGacaaaccaccaccaccacctcccaccaTGGTTGAGGTAAGTCTCCAAGTACTTTCCTTGAAATACATCatccatcctcatcatcatcccatattattatattataagactttttattttttatttttcaggaaTTCTTAGACTGGATAAATAACATGCTGTCCGTTCCTGTTCCAGCTGCTCATAGACGGACCCGGGAGCGCTGTATTGGAGTAAGTGgagctcatactgtatatacaatgtgtaCATGTTATGTTAGATGCCTCTGGTTCCCTTTATAATACTTTCTATGtcaattattatattatttttgaaCTCTTGTattagttttcatttttgcatcttACAGAATAGTCCATCGAAATCTACTGGCCCCCGAGAGAAGCCGTCAATTATAAAGAAGGTGTATATATGGATAAAAACTATAATATTTGGGGTGAGTGACACCATCTTGTATTATAGGAAGCAATCTGCAGTCAGACATGACCCCCCTCCTGTTCTGACAATGGAAGCTGGGACTGCTCTCATGGCTTCATACTCTGTTTTTCTCTATTACAGGAGCCCCCACCATCCGTGGTCCAACCAGGCTGTATAGTGACCCGGGTTCTAAGTGGCGCGGTATATGGACTGCTGATATCACCAATTTGTGCACTAGTGGTCCTGGCTGCATGGCTGGCACATGAAGAGGAACTATTATCAGAACCTACAAATTCCTCTGATGCAAATAACCTGCAACCCGATTTGGAAATTGTGCAagaccctttaagagcagccgATGTGCCAGAACCATTGCCGCTGCCTGAAACAGCAGAAGATCAGCAAAATGCTGAGTCTGTAAATGTGCCTGTAGAATCAACATCAGGAGAAGCTGAACCAACAAGGCCAAGGAAGTCCGCGCTCAAGGCACCATCTCGCAGGGGCACCAACATATCCAAACACGCGAGCTTCAATAAGAAGGTGCATATCCGCTTCATACCTCCTAACCACCTAAATGAAAAAGCTCGAACCTCTACAAAACATAGAGAACGAGAATTCGTCTTGGACCCCCATCTGTACACGACTTGGCTCTTCTAGAGGATTGTGTGACAGAAATACGTCAGACACATCCAGCCAACCCGTCATCCGTCCGCCGCATTTGCAGGCACTTTGTGCAATTCCTGCGCTTTTTCTGGCGTTGCGCAGAACACGGAGAAAACTAATATGACGGACGAACTTCATCACATTTAACTTAttaatgaaatttttttaaatcatatgaTGTGTCAGTGTGTTATTTAAAGGGCTGTAAAGGGGAAACTATAGGATCTGTTTAGGACATGGACCGGTAACCTGCAGCTCGCAAACTACAGGTGGAACAGTACTTATTTCTACAATCAGTAATGTTTGAATATTTAAAAAGATACTGAAATTGCGCCTCCCTAAAAGATTAAGCATACTGTCgcacatgacatgtcagttttctgtggctgctattcattataAAAAACGGTCTCTGttgtttttaacgtacacaaaaacatagatgaccacacgtaaaaaaaaaattttttttttttaaaacattttttttatgcttgaaatcaatggaaaaacggatgcatacaaatgcaccCATTTTTCCaaacctttttttgcaaaaaaacgatgaaaaaaaaaacagattgaacCGAGCCTTACCTCTAAAGGAAGCTTGCATGCTTCTATGAGCAACTAAAACAAGTAAAATACTGTCCTGACACCGAGCATCTATGGCAACAAGTGACTAATCTCTTCCATTTACATTTTTGTTGTTAAGAAATACAATAATCCcttctcactctgcctccatacaATACCAGGTCACTGCTCAAGGGGCTCCTCACAATAGCTTAATAGGATTACTTACTATGTTGAGATGCAATGCTCATACTATGTACTATATGATACGTCAAGCTATTGCCTGTTAAAAATGACTcatgaagactagagatgattgaacagggccgaggttcaggttcgtacgaccgaaccatcggcatttgattcccgctgccttcccgttccatgtagaaggtgaagacagcctgagtaccgcctggaaaacagggatacagcctattacctaggctgtatccctgttttccaggcggtactaaGGCTGTCTTCACCCTCCCCAcgcaacgggaaggcagcggaaatcaaatgccaatggttcgggttcatacgaacctgaacctcggccctgtacAATCATCTCTAATGAAGACTACAGatcagtaaaaactagagatgagcgaaccgggttcgggttcgagtcgatccgaacccgaacgttcggtatttgattagcgatggctgctgaggttggataaagctataagattgtctggaaaacatggatacagccaatgactatatccatgatttccacatagccttagggctttatccaagttcagcagccaccgctaatcaaatgccgaaagttcgggttaggatggactcgagaatgctccaggttcgctcatgtctagtaaAAACTCAAGCGTGATCGAGTCTGATGCTTCAGCAATTGAATATAAACATATAAGGAACGTCTGTCACTTAAAGGCGGCTTCACACGCAGCTTTTGTGTGGTGTTTATCTGGCCTCCAAATAAATCCAGAAAGACTGCCAAAGATGATCTTGGTAGTTtttgctggatttttttttttttgtttgtgtattttttgaCTTTAGGAATGAATGAACTTATTTTTTTTGCCTTCGGAATTTTTGGACATGAAGATATGGAATTCCATTAAACTCTATGGGAAAAAATGGCCACAGAAAAGGCAAGGAAGTAGATAAAACCACGTAGTTagtatggcatttcataaaattccattgacAGGTAGCTAACATCTGTCCATGGACGTTTTTGCTCAAACAATGATgttgggtttgtttgttttttgcaaaaatttcaGGCTGTGTGAAAACAAAATCTGCAGCTAAGTCTCCAAAGAAAACGTTATATGCAAAAGTACATTTTCTGCCCAAACTGGGAGCAATGCATTTTtcctttcttaaccccttcatgactgaaAGTGATTAaggcacggatgtccaggtcacactgagAGGCgctctcctcctcgccttctaagagcaataGCGCTTTTAATTTTCTTGGGATGGCTTttcttgcaccatgatctctagtttttattggtatcatatgaTTCATTAATTTTtgtctgatatactgtatatccaatGGGGTTTCCCCACACAGGTTCGAATCCTGTTCATGACGCCAAAAATCCTCATGCAGTGTGGCTCTTGGGCAACCGAGTGATGACGTGATATAATCCGCTGGAAGTAATAGTAGTCAGCAATGGCATGTTTAGCCCGGGTAGTCAGTGGCCAGATCTtatgtcacggttatggcactaGGGGAACTGACTAACTGACGGGAACCTGTCCAAGCGGGCGGGGCCCCACCACACCacacgattcttcgttgtccttagtcaaggcaccaataactagaccaatgccagggttcagaaacaacggtagttgtacatTTATTAATACGGTggttgtcaatagcaacagtctctctggatgcaaccaggattgaggcaaACTTAAGTTCAACTGAGAGGAATggatgatgctgcaataggccgtggtgTGGTAGCGTTACTATGAGTGAGAGGGAactggatgatgggggtagtagtcccggAGAATGATACTGCGTAGGACAGACTGAATAGGATACTTGCTGTTGGTAATGACGAGGTGACTATGACTGaaaacgacacccagatcttgaATACATATGACAGGTTGAGAGTCAGGATGGTCCGGACTGGACTGGAATACTTCTGAATAACAAATAGAGAGGATACCACAGAGTTGTGGTGTTTTCCTGAGGAACAACAGAATACACGTCCTCCTCCCTTGAAGGTAGAGAGGAGTCTGAGGTAAACTGGGCGTGtctaactgaccccagccaaagctcgacggctattggggttactatggcagccggggagatCACGTGACACCAGGCCAACTGCATCATCACACCAATAAATAACAGGCAAATAAACATACATAGATCTAGGCCTCCTACATAACTAACCCTagtctgtgttctcattgctggtaaggctaggtttacactgcgtttttgcaatccttttttttttctttttccaaaacggattgcaaaaacggatgcattagtctgttttgttttttttacggacacaaaagtagtgtcagctacttttttgtgtccgtcaaaaaagaacggatccgttttgatctgcaaaaacgcagtgagaacctagccttattgacttagtctctgcctgctagtgTCTTCTGTTTATTTGTATCTCCTAATCTTTGCCTTAGTATATTTGACCTCCCCTGCTTGCCgtctgcccctgaccatattgcctgtactttgacttcgcctattggattctgattttgcacttttgctgcccgattgttgtgacccggactgtttactattctttattgtgtttgtctgtcttgttctgtgtgcacctatactggtatagggaatgtctttgtggttgtccgcggccgcctagggccattgtaggtagggacagttggtgggttcagcgtcttgtcttgtccctgccatCCGGTTGCTGACCCTTAAATTTGCAATCATTGCATATACTGACCaatgctataccatagcatagcgcagtgtcccagaacaggctgtctgtttctcataTAAAGTCTACCTCTGttactatagccatgcctgtcctggaaactatatgcactgcaactgtttgcTGTGTAGTCCCTATAACACTTAGGTTcatgtatattcctgtgtataaatttgtacagtggtatgcaaaaggctgctgatcacgtgaccatgccccgtTACCATGGTACCTCCAATGGCCGttgagctttggccaggggttaccatgtgacttcctcttgcaagtcagtctattccctgccacagaggggtAGGTTGTCTGTGTGTGTTCTCCTTTCCACCATTAGGGAAGGAGGCGGTctgtgtccctcttcaccttcagaagagaggtCTGTGCGTGTTGCTGTTCCAGTCATCGGCTATCCGCCTGTCTCAAGTGCCAGGAgtgttctctcatctgggtgtcgtttctCATCAACTTCCTCATCAACTCCAGCTGTTCTACCGCAAGTACTCATTCTCTATCTATTCCACCCAGCATCCCTACTCTCTCATCACCACTACTCCTATCATCCGACACGTTCTATCAATAGCCTATTGCAGCACCACCTCTACTCTGCCCTGTACAAGCCTGCTATATCgcaatagcattgatcagtactatcaGCGACCtactcatagagcctgcctgagggcaGACTATCAGcagatggccgatccgacagaATGGAGGTAAGGAGAACTCCTCCGCCTGTCTGTGCAATACTGCGGGGgttctgatcagtcagtgacagatgcttatcTTGTCACTGACTTCCATACACACCAAGACTGTTATTCatcatggcgtttaaggggttaatgacaggcagccatgtGACTGCGACTGTCTGTCATTACCTAAGGCTCcagggacactaatgtgtgcgaGGCCGGtcgtattaaaacggccctgcacacattaaatccCCTTCATGGCCACAAAcatttatatacgttcctgcagcaggaacgtatataaccGCATTGCGGATGTGAAgagattaaagtgtacctgtcgtcataactttcaaaatctaaattaacagtaaatgtgatataaagcaagtttgcaatatacattcattatttttattgttgttatcatgctgtaaaacaaagctgtacttaccagaaatccaggtccagtctcctaaaggaagattttctgacttgtgctggttgaaaaaaaaaagactaaacacaggaattccagccagtacagagagtcac includes:
- the LOC138786953 gene encoding uncharacterized protein codes for the protein MKTILSYDRPVDKPPPPPPTMVEEFLDWINNMLSVPVPAAHRRTRERCIGNSPSKSTGPREKPSIIKKVYIWIKTIIFGEPPPSVVQPGCIVTRVLSGAVYGLLISPICALVVLAAWLAHEEELLSEPTNSSDANNLQPDLEIVQDPLRAADVPEPLPLPETAEDQQNAESVNVPVESTSGEAEPTRPRKSALKAPSRRGTNISKHASFNKKVHIRFIPPNHLNEKARTSTKHREREFVLDPHLYTTWLF